One segment of Anastrepha obliqua isolate idAnaObli1 chromosome 3, idAnaObli1_1.0, whole genome shotgun sequence DNA contains the following:
- the LOC129243027 gene encoding uncharacterized protein C16orf52 homolog A — protein sequence MDKLTTISATLFLAADVFAIVSLAMPDWIVTEEAGDIRLGLMWTCMTLYNRSQVCYTPELQPEWLLALVCIFIGCICITTTVILLASSTWDRNVIPYARWVGFTAMVLFCLAAVVLPLGFHIEEIGGQAYQLPNTYKIGISYILFVLALWITVVSELFAGKVCLPHF from the exons ATGGATAAGTTAACAACAATTAGTGCTACTCTGTTTCTTGCCGCCGATGTCTTTGCAATAGTTAGTTTAGCAATGCCGGATTGGATTGTAACCGAGGAGGCAG GGGATATACGTCTTGGTTTGATGTGGACTTGTATGACGCTTTATAATCGTTCACAAGTCTGTTATACTCCTGAACTACAGCCGGAGTGGTTATTAGCGCTCGTATGCATATTTATTGGATGTATTTGCATAACAACAACTGTAATACTATTAGCATCGAGCACTTGGGATCGTAATGTCATACCCTACGCCCGATGGGTAGGATTTACCGCTATGGTATTGTTCTGTTTAGCTGCAGTGGTTTTGCCACTAGGTTTTCATATCGAAGAGATTGGTGGTCAAGCCTACCAGCTGCccaatacatataaaattggCATTTCGTACATATTGTTTGTGTTGGCTCTATGGATAACAGTTGTTTCTGAATTGTTCGCAGGAAAAGTATGTCTgccacatttttaa
- the LOC129243026 gene encoding uncharacterized protein LOC129243026 isoform X1 — MVLLQIFLISINSINCTLRSIRKSGIEIVTKQSQTVNTVLNAMGVSPASQKCCDHILVFVIRRAESGDKMLNTNSPNVEPKVKELLLERRHSISLEVSKKRRQSVASSIFIPKDYLHSEMRIKAVSESENESVPLSRNKKRLAGSINKRRNINRVMLKKKLKRAKISNKNNNVAKFPTSPISLKHPESYPIVKQTVSSEKIRCVVESLRDSNERQNSMYSTAAKNFETSESLFKMDLFETNEFAKEQKQLHNIKPEQGKEEEREKLQQFQISPNVFPQVKENNEAGSETSVINDEAQSLNPQINYSSTNRVENFVILVDSSGAHVEIKYAGHPSPLPNENEKLQHSADVEGDNTADDASLEETKRQYEDRGYFENCTSTATKKMVNSRKQVENIYVNTDDISRPNSTPSNQEDIIDLSIKETAAATKSVPVVYRPSNAELIYGSTIIKGINLMTQNTQSTDHGPDTYLHPEKQTRLPCRQKLLDQIRSFAKNPSSSISPACCKSHNSKERSKLSAGPHKKKLHSLNKSQVVPFHNHSFIQQSAQLETLPISPRNQQWIPIPPRVNFPSYNQQYGLRSGDVTETTEIFSNTPANSMSHKLTYSANENIVYPPTQHFQNQLPQILDDTQQLQKFNSGSFLPHNFNQLRQSHQFKQLHQHPLSQQSYNYMEQNQLAYSYQMSNHLDLPRQFYHPLHQCFLSNPNPSRSTSAPSIHTAGFEPIETWRYPSRPNMPPPPPVQSVEPEQNYLPPTPPTIDRCFPQQQLNPAGFPFPSPNWTNTLYNCPSLPSKSPSCWNIPPHTYSIQPKLPSEIELLSRLKGSTFAANSMNSLTHHTHNSLWPSTHLHKQVPSHFHLNYI; from the exons ATggttttattacaaatatttttaattagtatAAACTCAATAAACTGTACGCTGCGATCCATCCGCAAATCCGGTATCGAAATCGTAACGAAACAAAGTCAGACCGTCAACACAGTCCTTAACGCGATGGGTGTTAGTCCAGCAAGTCAAAAATGCTGTGATCATATACTTGTATTCGTTATACGAAGAGCGGAGAGCGGAGA caAAATGCTTAATACGAATTCGCCCAACGTTGAGCCGAAAGTAAAGGAACTGCTTTTGGAAAGGAGGCACTCAATTAGCTT aGAAGTGTCTAAAAAACGACGTCAAAGTGTGGCATCAAGCATTTTCATACCT AAGGATTATTTACATTCCGAGATGCGGATTAAGGCAGTTTCTGAATCAGAAAACGAATCTGTACCTCTCTCGAGAAATAAGAAGCGCCTTGCTGGGTCAATAAATAAGAGAAGAAATATAAATCGCGTaatgttaaaaaagaaattgaaacgtgcaaaaatttcgaacaaaaataataatgttgCAAAATTTCCAACAAGTCCGATATCACTAAAGCATCCTGAAAGTTATCCAATCGTTAAGCAAACTGTTTCTAGTGAGAAAATACGTTGTGTTGTTGAAAGTTTACGGGACAGCAACGAGCGACAAAATTCAATGTATTCCACAGCTGCAAAGAATTTTGAAACAAGTGAATcgctttttaaaatggatttatttgaaacaaatgAGTTCGCAAAAGAACAAAAGCAGTTACATAATATAAAGCCGGAGCAAGGAAAGGAAGAAGAAAGGGAAAAACTGCAACAGTTTCAAATTTCACCAAATGTATTCCCccaagtaaaagaaaataatgaagctGGGTCCGAAACTTCGGTTATTAATGACGAGGCACAATCACTTAACCCACAGATAAATTACAGCTCTACAAACAGGGTAGAAAACTTTGTTATATTGGTGGACTCAAGCGGAGCTCATGTTGAGATCAAATATGCCGGCCATCCATCACCACTCCCCAATGAAAACGAAAAGCTGCAACATTCCGCTGATGTGGAAGGAGACAATACAGCAGATGATGCATCGCTCGAAGAAACGAAGAGGCAATACGAGGACCGTGGCTATTTCGAAAACTGTACATcgactgccacaaaaaaaatggttaactCTCGAAAAcaagtagaaaatatttatgttaacACTGATGACATATCAAGACCAAACTCGACACCAAG CAATCAAGAGGACATTATAGATTTAAGCATAAAAGAAACGGCCGCAGCAACCAAATCAGTTCCAGTTGTTTACCGACCATCTAATGCTGAACTTATTTACGGATCTACAATAATAAAGGGAATTAATCTAATGACCCAAAATACACAATCAACTGACCATGGACCGGATACATATTTACACCCAGAAAAACAAACAAGGCTGCCATGTCGTCAAAAGTTGCTTGATCAGATTCGTTCTTTTGCCAAGAATCCATCATCTTCCATTTCTCCAGCCTGCTGTAAAAGTCATAATTCAAAAGAGAGGTCCAAATTATCCGCAggccctcataaaaaaaaattgcattcactAAATAAATCGCAAGTAGTGCCGTTTCACAACCATTCTTTCATCCAACAAAGTGCGCAGTTGGAAACACTCCCAATCAGTCCAAGGAATCAACAATGGATACCAATACCGCCGAGGGTAAATTTTCCTAGCTATAACCAACAGTACGGTCTGCGAAGTGGAGACGTAACAGAAACTACCGAGATTTTTTCCAATACCCCTGCAAATTCGATGTCGCACAAATTAACTTATTCTGctaatgaaaatatagtttatccACCGACTCAGCATTTCCAAAATCAACTACCACAAATACTTGATGATACGCAACAACTCCAGAAATTCAATTCAGGTAGCTTTTTACCCCACAATTTCAATCAATTGCGACAAAGCCACCAATTTAAACAACTTCACCAACATCCACTCTCCCAACAGTCTTATAATTACATGGAGCAAAATCAACTTGCCTATTCCTATCAAATGAGTAATCATCTTGACCTGCCTAGACAATTTTATCACCCACTCCACCAATGCTTTCTCTCTAATCCCAATCCGTCTAGATCAACGTCAGCTCCGTCTATTCACACCGCCGGATTTGAGCCAATAGAAACGTGGCGATACCCCAGCAGGCCAAATATGCCACCTCCACCTCCAGTTCAGTCTGTAGAACCAGAGCAAAACTATCTACCACCGACACCTCCCACAATTGATCGTTGCTTTCCCCAGCAACAGTTAAATCCTGCTGGCTTCCCATTTCCATCACCGAACTGGACGAATACGCTTTATAATTGTCCATCACTCCCCTCAAAATCGCCATCCTGTTGGAATATTCCACCTCATACATACTCAATTCAACCAAAATTGCCTTCTGAAATAGAACTTTTAAGTCGTCTAAAAGGTTCCACTTTCGCAGCGAACTCAATGAATTCATTAACACACCATACGCACAACAGCCTCTGGCCCTCCACTCATTTACATAAGCAAGTGCCATCGCATTTCCATTTGAATTACATATAG
- the LOC129243026 gene encoding uncharacterized protein LOC129243026 isoform X2, which produces MLNTNSPNVEPKVKELLLERRHSISLEVSKKRRQSVASSIFIPKDYLHSEMRIKAVSESENESVPLSRNKKRLAGSINKRRNINRVMLKKKLKRAKISNKNNNVAKFPTSPISLKHPESYPIVKQTVSSEKIRCVVESLRDSNERQNSMYSTAAKNFETSESLFKMDLFETNEFAKEQKQLHNIKPEQGKEEEREKLQQFQISPNVFPQVKENNEAGSETSVINDEAQSLNPQINYSSTNRVENFVILVDSSGAHVEIKYAGHPSPLPNENEKLQHSADVEGDNTADDASLEETKRQYEDRGYFENCTSTATKKMVNSRKQVENIYVNTDDISRPNSTPSNQEDIIDLSIKETAAATKSVPVVYRPSNAELIYGSTIIKGINLMTQNTQSTDHGPDTYLHPEKQTRLPCRQKLLDQIRSFAKNPSSSISPACCKSHNSKERSKLSAGPHKKKLHSLNKSQVVPFHNHSFIQQSAQLETLPISPRNQQWIPIPPRVNFPSYNQQYGLRSGDVTETTEIFSNTPANSMSHKLTYSANENIVYPPTQHFQNQLPQILDDTQQLQKFNSGSFLPHNFNQLRQSHQFKQLHQHPLSQQSYNYMEQNQLAYSYQMSNHLDLPRQFYHPLHQCFLSNPNPSRSTSAPSIHTAGFEPIETWRYPSRPNMPPPPPVQSVEPEQNYLPPTPPTIDRCFPQQQLNPAGFPFPSPNWTNTLYNCPSLPSKSPSCWNIPPHTYSIQPKLPSEIELLSRLKGSTFAANSMNSLTHHTHNSLWPSTHLHKQVPSHFHLNYI; this is translated from the exons ATGCTTAATACGAATTCGCCCAACGTTGAGCCGAAAGTAAAGGAACTGCTTTTGGAAAGGAGGCACTCAATTAGCTT aGAAGTGTCTAAAAAACGACGTCAAAGTGTGGCATCAAGCATTTTCATACCT AAGGATTATTTACATTCCGAGATGCGGATTAAGGCAGTTTCTGAATCAGAAAACGAATCTGTACCTCTCTCGAGAAATAAGAAGCGCCTTGCTGGGTCAATAAATAAGAGAAGAAATATAAATCGCGTaatgttaaaaaagaaattgaaacgtgcaaaaatttcgaacaaaaataataatgttgCAAAATTTCCAACAAGTCCGATATCACTAAAGCATCCTGAAAGTTATCCAATCGTTAAGCAAACTGTTTCTAGTGAGAAAATACGTTGTGTTGTTGAAAGTTTACGGGACAGCAACGAGCGACAAAATTCAATGTATTCCACAGCTGCAAAGAATTTTGAAACAAGTGAATcgctttttaaaatggatttatttgaaacaaatgAGTTCGCAAAAGAACAAAAGCAGTTACATAATATAAAGCCGGAGCAAGGAAAGGAAGAAGAAAGGGAAAAACTGCAACAGTTTCAAATTTCACCAAATGTATTCCCccaagtaaaagaaaataatgaagctGGGTCCGAAACTTCGGTTATTAATGACGAGGCACAATCACTTAACCCACAGATAAATTACAGCTCTACAAACAGGGTAGAAAACTTTGTTATATTGGTGGACTCAAGCGGAGCTCATGTTGAGATCAAATATGCCGGCCATCCATCACCACTCCCCAATGAAAACGAAAAGCTGCAACATTCCGCTGATGTGGAAGGAGACAATACAGCAGATGATGCATCGCTCGAAGAAACGAAGAGGCAATACGAGGACCGTGGCTATTTCGAAAACTGTACATcgactgccacaaaaaaaatggttaactCTCGAAAAcaagtagaaaatatttatgttaacACTGATGACATATCAAGACCAAACTCGACACCAAG CAATCAAGAGGACATTATAGATTTAAGCATAAAAGAAACGGCCGCAGCAACCAAATCAGTTCCAGTTGTTTACCGACCATCTAATGCTGAACTTATTTACGGATCTACAATAATAAAGGGAATTAATCTAATGACCCAAAATACACAATCAACTGACCATGGACCGGATACATATTTACACCCAGAAAAACAAACAAGGCTGCCATGTCGTCAAAAGTTGCTTGATCAGATTCGTTCTTTTGCCAAGAATCCATCATCTTCCATTTCTCCAGCCTGCTGTAAAAGTCATAATTCAAAAGAGAGGTCCAAATTATCCGCAggccctcataaaaaaaaattgcattcactAAATAAATCGCAAGTAGTGCCGTTTCACAACCATTCTTTCATCCAACAAAGTGCGCAGTTGGAAACACTCCCAATCAGTCCAAGGAATCAACAATGGATACCAATACCGCCGAGGGTAAATTTTCCTAGCTATAACCAACAGTACGGTCTGCGAAGTGGAGACGTAACAGAAACTACCGAGATTTTTTCCAATACCCCTGCAAATTCGATGTCGCACAAATTAACTTATTCTGctaatgaaaatatagtttatccACCGACTCAGCATTTCCAAAATCAACTACCACAAATACTTGATGATACGCAACAACTCCAGAAATTCAATTCAGGTAGCTTTTTACCCCACAATTTCAATCAATTGCGACAAAGCCACCAATTTAAACAACTTCACCAACATCCACTCTCCCAACAGTCTTATAATTACATGGAGCAAAATCAACTTGCCTATTCCTATCAAATGAGTAATCATCTTGACCTGCCTAGACAATTTTATCACCCACTCCACCAATGCTTTCTCTCTAATCCCAATCCGTCTAGATCAACGTCAGCTCCGTCTATTCACACCGCCGGATTTGAGCCAATAGAAACGTGGCGATACCCCAGCAGGCCAAATATGCCACCTCCACCTCCAGTTCAGTCTGTAGAACCAGAGCAAAACTATCTACCACCGACACCTCCCACAATTGATCGTTGCTTTCCCCAGCAACAGTTAAATCCTGCTGGCTTCCCATTTCCATCACCGAACTGGACGAATACGCTTTATAATTGTCCATCACTCCCCTCAAAATCGCCATCCTGTTGGAATATTCCACCTCATACATACTCAATTCAACCAAAATTGCCTTCTGAAATAGAACTTTTAAGTCGTCTAAAAGGTTCCACTTTCGCAGCGAACTCAATGAATTCATTAACACACCATACGCACAACAGCCTCTGGCCCTCCACTCATTTACATAAGCAAGTGCCATCGCATTTCCATTTGAATTACATATAG
- the LOC129243026 gene encoding uncharacterized protein LOC129243026 isoform X3: MRIKAVSESENESVPLSRNKKRLAGSINKRRNINRVMLKKKLKRAKISNKNNNVAKFPTSPISLKHPESYPIVKQTVSSEKIRCVVESLRDSNERQNSMYSTAAKNFETSESLFKMDLFETNEFAKEQKQLHNIKPEQGKEEEREKLQQFQISPNVFPQVKENNEAGSETSVINDEAQSLNPQINYSSTNRVENFVILVDSSGAHVEIKYAGHPSPLPNENEKLQHSADVEGDNTADDASLEETKRQYEDRGYFENCTSTATKKMVNSRKQVENIYVNTDDISRPNSTPSNQEDIIDLSIKETAAATKSVPVVYRPSNAELIYGSTIIKGINLMTQNTQSTDHGPDTYLHPEKQTRLPCRQKLLDQIRSFAKNPSSSISPACCKSHNSKERSKLSAGPHKKKLHSLNKSQVVPFHNHSFIQQSAQLETLPISPRNQQWIPIPPRVNFPSYNQQYGLRSGDVTETTEIFSNTPANSMSHKLTYSANENIVYPPTQHFQNQLPQILDDTQQLQKFNSGSFLPHNFNQLRQSHQFKQLHQHPLSQQSYNYMEQNQLAYSYQMSNHLDLPRQFYHPLHQCFLSNPNPSRSTSAPSIHTAGFEPIETWRYPSRPNMPPPPPVQSVEPEQNYLPPTPPTIDRCFPQQQLNPAGFPFPSPNWTNTLYNCPSLPSKSPSCWNIPPHTYSIQPKLPSEIELLSRLKGSTFAANSMNSLTHHTHNSLWPSTHLHKQVPSHFHLNYI, translated from the exons ATGCGGATTAAGGCAGTTTCTGAATCAGAAAACGAATCTGTACCTCTCTCGAGAAATAAGAAGCGCCTTGCTGGGTCAATAAATAAGAGAAGAAATATAAATCGCGTaatgttaaaaaagaaattgaaacgtgcaaaaatttcgaacaaaaataataatgttgCAAAATTTCCAACAAGTCCGATATCACTAAAGCATCCTGAAAGTTATCCAATCGTTAAGCAAACTGTTTCTAGTGAGAAAATACGTTGTGTTGTTGAAAGTTTACGGGACAGCAACGAGCGACAAAATTCAATGTATTCCACAGCTGCAAAGAATTTTGAAACAAGTGAATcgctttttaaaatggatttatttgaaacaaatgAGTTCGCAAAAGAACAAAAGCAGTTACATAATATAAAGCCGGAGCAAGGAAAGGAAGAAGAAAGGGAAAAACTGCAACAGTTTCAAATTTCACCAAATGTATTCCCccaagtaaaagaaaataatgaagctGGGTCCGAAACTTCGGTTATTAATGACGAGGCACAATCACTTAACCCACAGATAAATTACAGCTCTACAAACAGGGTAGAAAACTTTGTTATATTGGTGGACTCAAGCGGAGCTCATGTTGAGATCAAATATGCCGGCCATCCATCACCACTCCCCAATGAAAACGAAAAGCTGCAACATTCCGCTGATGTGGAAGGAGACAATACAGCAGATGATGCATCGCTCGAAGAAACGAAGAGGCAATACGAGGACCGTGGCTATTTCGAAAACTGTACATcgactgccacaaaaaaaatggttaactCTCGAAAAcaagtagaaaatatttatgttaacACTGATGACATATCAAGACCAAACTCGACACCAAG CAATCAAGAGGACATTATAGATTTAAGCATAAAAGAAACGGCCGCAGCAACCAAATCAGTTCCAGTTGTTTACCGACCATCTAATGCTGAACTTATTTACGGATCTACAATAATAAAGGGAATTAATCTAATGACCCAAAATACACAATCAACTGACCATGGACCGGATACATATTTACACCCAGAAAAACAAACAAGGCTGCCATGTCGTCAAAAGTTGCTTGATCAGATTCGTTCTTTTGCCAAGAATCCATCATCTTCCATTTCTCCAGCCTGCTGTAAAAGTCATAATTCAAAAGAGAGGTCCAAATTATCCGCAggccctcataaaaaaaaattgcattcactAAATAAATCGCAAGTAGTGCCGTTTCACAACCATTCTTTCATCCAACAAAGTGCGCAGTTGGAAACACTCCCAATCAGTCCAAGGAATCAACAATGGATACCAATACCGCCGAGGGTAAATTTTCCTAGCTATAACCAACAGTACGGTCTGCGAAGTGGAGACGTAACAGAAACTACCGAGATTTTTTCCAATACCCCTGCAAATTCGATGTCGCACAAATTAACTTATTCTGctaatgaaaatatagtttatccACCGACTCAGCATTTCCAAAATCAACTACCACAAATACTTGATGATACGCAACAACTCCAGAAATTCAATTCAGGTAGCTTTTTACCCCACAATTTCAATCAATTGCGACAAAGCCACCAATTTAAACAACTTCACCAACATCCACTCTCCCAACAGTCTTATAATTACATGGAGCAAAATCAACTTGCCTATTCCTATCAAATGAGTAATCATCTTGACCTGCCTAGACAATTTTATCACCCACTCCACCAATGCTTTCTCTCTAATCCCAATCCGTCTAGATCAACGTCAGCTCCGTCTATTCACACCGCCGGATTTGAGCCAATAGAAACGTGGCGATACCCCAGCAGGCCAAATATGCCACCTCCACCTCCAGTTCAGTCTGTAGAACCAGAGCAAAACTATCTACCACCGACACCTCCCACAATTGATCGTTGCTTTCCCCAGCAACAGTTAAATCCTGCTGGCTTCCCATTTCCATCACCGAACTGGACGAATACGCTTTATAATTGTCCATCACTCCCCTCAAAATCGCCATCCTGTTGGAATATTCCACCTCATACATACTCAATTCAACCAAAATTGCCTTCTGAAATAGAACTTTTAAGTCGTCTAAAAGGTTCCACTTTCGCAGCGAACTCAATGAATTCATTAACACACCATACGCACAACAGCCTCTGGCCCTCCACTCATTTACATAAGCAAGTGCCATCGCATTTCCATTTGAATTACATATAG